A stretch of Gallus gallus isolate bGalGal1 chromosome 2, bGalGal1.mat.broiler.GRCg7b, whole genome shotgun sequence DNA encodes these proteins:
- the FERD3L gene encoding fer3-like protein: MSAGLFPAHRRPELLRGTAPPLPCPERLLGASVLGFVADISLGAPQSSSRAGPSLGLTSEPPFGDRTLSLREGMARGLPLAAFGDGDLEDEEEEEEEERMRSASLLDRPRRKRVITYAQRQAANIRERKRMFNLNEAFDQLRKKVPTFAYEKRLSRIETLRLAIVYISFMTELLNGCSRQEAS, translated from the coding sequence ATGTCAGCCGGCCTCTTCCCGGCCCACCGGCGCCCGGAGCTGCTCCGCGGCACAGCTCCGCCGCTCCCCTGCCCGGAGCGGCTGCTGGGTGCCTCGGTGCTGGGTTTCGTGGCCGACATCTCGCTGGGAGCCCCCCAGAGCTCATCTCGGGCCGGACCGAGCCTGGGGTTAACCTCCGAGCCTCCCTTCGGGGACAGAACCCTGTCGCTGCGGGAGGGGATGGCCCGGGGGTTGCCTTTGGCTGCCTTCGGAGACGGGGATCTCGAAGacgaggaagaagaggaagaagaggagagaatgCGGAGCGCTTCCCTACTGGACAGACCCAGGAGAAAGCGGGTTATCACCTACGCCCAGCGCCAGGCAGCCAACATCcgggagaggaagaggatgtTCAACCTCAACGAGGCGTTCGACCAGCTGAGGAAGAAGGTGCCCACCTTCGCCTACGAGAAGCGGCTCTCCCGGATAGAGACCTTGCGCCTGGCCATCGTGTACATCTCCTTCATGACCGAGCTCCTGAAcggctgcagcaggcaggaggcGAGCTAG